Genomic window (Equus asinus isolate D_3611 breed Donkey chromosome 8, EquAss-T2T_v2, whole genome shotgun sequence):
cagaaacagacCTAAAACAAGCTATGTGTCAATCGGTTGACAAAAATGTAACTGGAGGCTGGCAGGAACCTAACCCCGTATTTCCCTTAGGAGCAGTGGTTCAATATccactaattcagtgttcacagtGATTTTATAGAACAGAACTACTGTGAATAAGaattgactatatatatatatatatacacacacacacacacacatttcagtTACTATTCATGCAACTTTTGCATAGTTCtgaaatttcttgaaataaaatcttgaaaaaatcTGCTCAGAGGCTCACCTGATTGGGGCACCATGAGAAATAGTGCCAGGCAGTCGAGACCCAACAGATACAGACACAAGAGGAGGCGTCCCTTGTGAGTATATTtatgtgttcacacacacacacgcacgcacacactcGATGCTGAACGGGGAGGGAGGGGTCAAGACGGAAAGGACAGGAGGCATCCAGGTGGCACTGGcacgggggaggaggagggacaaAGGGAGTGTTTGTCCCCGTTCTGGCTCCCACCGGTGGCCTCCTCACAGGAGGTGAACCTGGAGCTGGAAGAACAGGAAGTGCTTATTCTCTTAGAGGAAAGTTTCAAAGTGCAgtaatttctcttaaaaaatgaaGCCTCTTCCCTCCACTCTGCCCTCTGATGAAAACCCAGCCCCGTGTGCAGGCTGTCCTTGAGGCTGGGGCAGGACAAGGTCGTGGGGAAGGGCGTAAGGCCAAAGCTTTGAAGTACCCACACTTGGGAGGGCTTAGGCATAGTGGCTGCCGGGTGTCAGGGGGTGGTCCCCTCTGTGGTCCAGCTGGTCCTGCAAGCGGGCGAACTCGGCCAGCTCGTTTAGCTCCTGGAACTGTCGGTCCGTCTTATGGCTGACCAGTGAGCGGTAGAAGTGGACAGCAAAGACGATAAAGACCAGGCCGAAGGGGACCATGATGGTGGTCGAGGCGATGGCTGCGGCCTGGCCTGGGGTGATGCCGCTGCTGCTGATGTTGGCAGCTGCCCCGTCAGCTGGGGGCTTGCCGGTGGGCCGTGTCTGGCCCGGCTGCTTCTTGAGGGGCAAGAACTTGACCCAGCAGAGCAGCACGACCTCAGCCAGGAAAAGCAGCGTGCCTATGACAGTGGAGAAGGCCCAGGCCAGCTCGATGTGGCGGTGCATGCGCTCGTGCGGCGACTCCTTGACTGAGTTGAGGTTGTGCACGTTGCTCACCGCCTCGATGTTGGGCAGGATGCAGGTGCTGATCATGAGCGCAAACAGGTGCACGGCCACCAGGACCGTGGTGCAGGCGCTGAAGGCGATGAGCAGCCCGGGCGGGTAGTCGTGGTCAGCATCCAGCTGCACCTCCACCATCGCCAcctgggagaaggggagagcGGGCTAAGCACCAGGATGGTCACAGCCCACAGAGCTGCactcaaatcctggctctcctCCCATCAAGCTCTgagaccttgggtaagtcacttggcatctctgagcctcagtttccatatctataTAATGGGGAGAATAAGACCCACCCACTTGAGGCTGAGAAGCGGCTGAAAGTATTGGTGAAGAAAGCAGGCTTGGAGCCCaggctgcctggatttgaatcccagttctgccactcactagctgtgtgtccCTGGGAAAGTCGctgaacctctctgaacctcagctttcttctttgtaaaatagggatatcATTTAACAATTAAACGAGAGCTCCTGGTACATGGTAAATGCTTCCCAAATGGTAAGCACTACAATTACCACCCAGCCAGGTATTAAAAACCAACCACCACAAATAGTTAAAATGCtaagttttatgtatatttttatgatgATAAAAAAAGTCTGCATTAAAAAAGCAACCAACAACCCCTTCCCTGTTGGCCCCCACTCCCATTCCCAAGCAGAGGCTTCTCCTTCACACCCTGCGGTTGGGGGAGAGATGAAGGCCCTCCCAGGTCACACCTAGGCCCTTTCTGAGAACACAGTGCACCAACCAACAAGGAACCAGGTGAGGCTTCCCAGAAGAGAAGGGCTCCAGCCGCCTGTGCGGACAAGCCCTGGGGCCGTCTCCTCCCCCAGTCCCGGCTCTGGGCTCAGGACCCCAGGACTGATGCACTGGCTGCTCCCCAGTTCCCCGAGACCCGTGGATCCAGGGTCACCACATGCATGCTCCGGGCCTACTACCCGCTGCTTCTCACCTGGGCCTTGCGAAATACCCCCATGTGAAGGAGCCAGCTCATCAGATCCGGGCCGGGAGCAGCGGGCAGTGGGCACACTGCCAGGGTCAGCCTGCCGGGGCAGGAAGGACTGAGGCAGCCAGCGCCAACGGCAATACCACTCAGGATAGTGTTTGCTCCGTATGTGCCAGGCTCAGAGCGGGAGATCTAACGCCAGCCCCACACCAGCCTGCCCTGATCTCTGCTTACTCCTGGGAGGGAAGTGGGCCCCTTCCTTCCCCACCAGCTCTCCTTCTGCCCGTGACGCCTGACCCGGTTCTCTTTCATGTCTTGTACCTCCGCACCCTTCCTAGGGCCCGGAGAGGCAGTGTGGGCAGTGGTTAGGcgcacaggctctggagccaggctgcctggctttGAACCCTGACTCCTCTGCTCTTTATTAGGCTGTGTGACTCTGGCAAGTTCCTTTGacttgctgggcctcagtttcctcatctataaaatgagaataattttatACATGAGTATACAAGAGAATACATGActgagggttgttgtgaggattgagtcAATCCACGTAAAACTTAGTGCCTTGCACCGAGTAAACCTTCAGTGAAAGTTCactttattatgattattattcagTTTAGAAACGCCATCCCCAATCCCGTTGTCTCTATCTCGAATCCTCTGGGGTTTCTACCCTCCTGCTGGAGGGGCACGCCTGAGCTGAGAGAGCACCAGGGCCAAACCGGCAGGCCTGGGTTCTGGTGCCGGAACCACCCCTGCGCTtccctgtgaccttgggtaagacCCTCCCCTCATATCTGCAAAAGGAGGGGACAGGCCGAGATTAAGGTCACAGTGTAGAGCTGATTTGGGGTCCAAGACCTTTGAGAACCTGGTGAAAATAAGGGACACGCTCCTTAGAACACCCAGGCGTATATATTCATAGGACTTTTCTGACAGTTCCAATGACATCCACAGACTTTTGCCTAGGAATTCCCACAAGTGATGATTGTGTAACTTTACAGCCCAGGAGTTTACGAAATGTTTCAAGCTCATATAAATCCGGGGCTGTGCCATTAGGATTTCAACCTCTTTTAAGATCATTCATGGCCTCAAGCCAACGCTGAGAATTCTTAGTATGTTCGGGTGAGGGACACGGGGCGTCAGGGCCGGCCACAGGGCATGGAGAGTTAAGGGCCGCATCCCAAGGCCCCTTGGTCTCTGTCCCCCGGGCTGCCCACACTGGAAAGGGGGGGCAACCCCAGCAGCGCGTgcctcctgccacctccccacccccagcacttcCTCTTCCTGTTTTGGCCTGCTGCCCCGGAACCTGAAACCAGAGAAGGGACAGGCAGGAGAGCCTGCTGCTCGGCTGCCCCTGCTCCACTGGCTATTTATTCACTCACCGGAAACGTCCGGATCCGTCAGGTGCATCAGGCCCTGAGCTGGCCGCTGGGGGTATATATAGGGGGGGACACATACAGGTAATGCTCCCACCCTGTTCCCTCACCTGGAACCGCTCCCTCTATATAGCCATGAAGAGTAAACTGGCTCCTCTACTTACAAAgctggtgaccttggacaagtatTTCAACCACTCTGTGCCACAGCTTCCACATATACAACAAGGGCCTACTTCTTGTGGTTGATATAAGATGAATTAATGCATACAAAGCCCTTAAAACAagacctggcatataataagcttAATAAAGTGTCAGCGATTATCAGCAACATCATTAGTcttcttttacaaatgaagaaactgaggctcagagaggggaggctgGCGGTGCCAAAGGCTACACTGCTGCTGAGCGGAGGATCTGAACTCAAGTCCACCTGGCTGGAAAGCTTGTGTGCAAAGGGGGGAACAGTACTTCCCTCACATGGTTGCTACCACAGActaaatgtctgtgtccccccaaaactaACAcactgaaatcctaacccccagtgtgatggtgtgattaggtcatgagggtgaagccctcaagattggattagtgcccttatcagAGAGACTCCAGGGAGCTCCCTCGCCTCTCCTGCCATGGAGGACACAGAGAGTGAACAgcgtctatgaaccaggaagccgGCCCCTGgatcttccagcctccagcactgtgagaaatacatgtcTGTTGTGGGACTGTGGGATTCTGTTAAAGCACCCACATGCACTAAGGCAGTTGCTGAGGAGATGACATGAGGTCTTGACATGTAACTGTTTAACACAGGGCCGGCCCACAGGAGGCACTCAACAAATCttagttaagaaaaaaaacacgGAGCTTGAAGTGGGAGAGAAATAGCCCCTGGATGCCCTCAGCTCAGGCTGGAGAGAGCAGACCCCATGTGCCCATGTTCCACCCCTTGGGATGGGTGTGGGTCTCGGACCCCCACTCTGGGCCTCACCTGCTCCATTCTGAGGCTGCCCCAGCTGCAAACGTCGGGCACAAGGAGAACGCGAGCCCCAAACCACACCTGGCCAGACGGCCACCTCAGCAGGACTGAAACCACCCCCTTTACACACCATTCGTCACACCCACAGGCTCCAGGGCCAGAAAACATAGCTGCCAACACACACCTGGCCTGGGGACACCAGAACGGGCCAGCCTTCCCTGAGGTCTTGGGCTGGGGGGCTCAGCCTGTGACGCTGggccctctgaggacagggaagGGGCCTGCTGCTGTGCTCTGGAAAAAACCCCATCACCCTCGCAGGACCCTACAATTCTGGAACTTCGACCACACAGGCTGGCTGTAGGACCAAGCTCAGCGCCATGGGGCTTCGGAAAGGAATGGTtcagaatgagaagaaaggaacGGATGGCACGTATCCTGGATCCTGATGAAAAGTGTTCACAGGAATAAAAGCCactgctttttccagaatgcttCCCGCTTGGGAAATCTCACCCCGGATATAGAGAGTAAAGTTGGGGGCCTCACGGAATCTGGCAGGCGACTCCCAGGGCCCCAGCTGAGTCCCAGAGAGATCAGATCAGATTGCAAGCAGCCTCGCAAGGTAAATATAGCTGGAGCGCTGGGCCCGTtaacccaaaataaaataaacagctcCCAGCCAGCCACGGGCCTCTTTGAACCTGGCCACACGGGTCCTAAAGGGGTAGGAAGGGCAAAAGACCGCCAGCCCCCCCCTCACGCTTGTCTAAGAACTCCCCAACAGGGGACTTGGGGATGCCAATTTTCAAGCATGAGCCAAGAAGAGGGTCACGTGATTTTGCAAAGGGTAGGGCTTGGCTGGCTTTGCCAGGCATTTGCCCACCACGCCCGAATGCCAACCACCTCTCCTCACTCCTGCTGGGCTCTACGGAGACCCCGGCCACCTGGCGCCTGCCTGGAAGTCCAGGCCCTTCTGAGGCAGCCCTCCCACGCCCAGCCTGACCCCAGGGCCCACAGCTGGGAGACACAAGTCTCCTTTCCCAAGCCCAGGCTTCTCTGGTTCAGTCTTTAGGAGGGTGGGTGGCTGCAGCCTGGCACACAAGGGCCGCCAAGCCGCAATCACCCAGGGTCACGCAGGGCCGTCTGAGCCTGCCAGCCCATCTCAAATGCAAACCGTCTATTAAGAGGGGATTGAGGCATAGTCCAGAGGTTTACAGACTCTTTGACCACTGCAGTCCAGTACTCCAAAAGTTTCTATAAATAGATACGCGCACATGcataagagaaacaaaagcttcCCCAAATAATATTTATCCTGAAAGCCCACTAATAGCAGCCTATTCTTACAACACTCCATGCatgctgttttttatttcattccattcttGTTTCATTTAAACCAAGACCCAACGCTGGTTGTGACTCACTGAATTTATGTCATAAGCCACTAAGTTGAACCTGCagctggggggttggggggagaacAAGCCTAGActttctcttcatctggctaATTCTGACTTCGTCAGGTTTGCCTGGAGGACCTTGTGGCTCTGctggagagaaagcaggaagTCAGACAGCAAAATTCCTGCCCCAGGGAGGATGGCAGACACTAAGCATTTAGGCAGATAAGTATTTTACGACTGTGATAAGCGACCTTCAATTATGCTCCTCCACTATCGCACTTACCAAACAAACGTGCTCTAAAGACATAATTACAGGTCTGCTTCCACTCTGCTCCacttccctttgtttctccagcAACTAGAGCTGGACCTTGTCCCACTAGGGACCTCAGGAAAAGATCGTTGAAGAGCTGACCTTACTTATAGGTATTTCAGCCCCGGGTCTCTAAATCCTGTGTGACCCACTGGAAATCAGAAGACCGTATCAGAGCTTCTAATGACATTATTTAGCTCATCTTTTCAACTTTGCaatgttgtatttttatgtatgttttaatgCACATGATGTTTGATTAGAGCACACATATCATacataatatgtattatatatacgtACACAGACACATAACATAATACATACGCGTACAAATACTGAGGCTAGCATGAACAATTTTTGGGGAGGGTGTGCACTCAAAAGTTTGGAGACCACCGCttagaccaggggttggcaaactgcaGCCTGAAGAATGAAgctcttgtaaataaagttttattgggacacagccacGTCCATTCATTTACCTATCAGTTGTGGCTGATTTGAGCTAAAATGGCGGAATTGAGCAGTTACCACCCAGACtgtgtggcctgcaaagctgaaaatatttactatccggcCCTTCCCAGAAAAGGGTGGCCGATTCCTGCATTAGAACCATGCTCCCGAAGAAGGCTGTGAAATCACAGGCCCAGGAAATTCTCCTCTGAAGAAAACAGCGTGTGGCCCTATCAGTTTGAGAGGTCCCTGCTGGGGAACACATTCAAGGCTCCCCAGAAGGCCTATCAGGGAGAAGCCTCCTGGCTTCTGTTTAAATGttctcagttttatttctccaagggagctcctcctctccccagcactGATTGCCATAGGCCACCTGGGGAAGCCTTAGCTTTCTCCTTCATCAGCCCCGGACCCAGCAACCAGCAGAGCTCAACACAGATCCCAgtggaaagttctagaaatgCACCACCAGGCACTTGTGAAGTTTTACAAGAGGCTTCTCAGCTAGGCAGGGAGTGTCCTCCCCTCAGGGCATTCAGCAAAATTCCGTTTCTACACAGCCCAGAGTGCAGAGCCGCACACCCAGAAGACTTCAAAGGCCCAGTTGCCGACCAGCTAAGGTGACGGGTGAGAGGTTGGTTGAGCAGAAAAGGTTCCAAGTCAGACAGACCAGGGCTTGAATTCTACTAGCTGGGTGATCTTCACCTCTATGAGCCTTAGATTTTCTATCTATAGTACACGACTTTAAGAGCCTTCTGATGATTcaataagaatgaaagaaaagggggctggccctgtggctgagtggttaagtttgcacgctccactgcggtggcccagggtttcgccagtttggatcctgggcgtggacatggcactgctcatcaagccatgctgaggtggcatcccacatgccacaactagaaggacccacaactaagaatatacaactatgtaccagggggctttggggagaaaaaggaaaaaataaactctaaagaaaaaaaaaaaaggaatgaaagaaaagggtccaGACTCATGCCTGGTGTTCagcaacatcatcatcattatcccaGAATTCATCATGTAACTCCTCTGCTCcaaaaccttcaatggctccccattgccaaTACAAGAGTTCAAACTTCCTAAACAGCTAGGCAAGGCCCTCCACTATCTTGCCTGGCTAGACTCATCTTTCTCTACTACTCCCTACACACCCTCAGCTACAGCCACAtcagcccctctgcccttccctgagACCCTATAATTTCTCATCTTTGTGACTTTGTCCCAGACACCTCCTCTGATCAGGGGCTCTTCCTCAAGCCCTACCTCTACCACCCTCAAGGCTTAGCTGGAATCATTCTTCCCAATCAGTTAACCCTTATAAAGGCAGTCCCAACACCATGGGAACAAAGGTAAGCGAGTTCCCCGGGTACTCAGGCCAGGGATATTCTAAGTGCTCTGCAAATGCTAAATCAGTGAATCCTCACACCAAACCTATGAGGTTGAtactattattacccccattttacagatgaggaaactgaggcccagagccatTAAGTGGCTTCCCCAGGGTCTCACTGTTGTAAATGGTAGAGCCAGATCTGAACCCAAGCTGTCTTACTTTGCTCTCCCACACTGGAGCCCCCCAGCTCCGCCCTACCCAACTCTGATGCTTCCTCTCCTCTAGCAACGGGGCTACACTACAGGCCAGAGCTCAGCAGCTTACCAGCCAGGTAACCGTGAGGACGTCACTCACCTAGGATGAGCACCTACCCTCACGAGACGGGTCAACAATACTTTGCACAGCAGCGAGCCTACTGCACGAGCCCAGTTAACAACAGCAATGATTACCATTAGTATCAGCAACGTGATTGGTAACTTCTTACTCTCACTTCCATGCCCACCAAACTCCGAACACGTCACAGGCTCAGTGTCTTATGATTTGAGTTCTTCCTTCCAACTCATTTTCAACAGAAATTCCAAGAAACTTCTAAACCTGCTCTGGAACCTGGGAACAAAAGGGTGCTAGCGGGCAGAGAACTTGAGGAGGCAGATAATCCAAAAATAATTGATCCCAGGTCGTGGAAGGCATTTTGTTTACAGCAGCAGGCTGACCTTCCCAATTATCTTCTGCTTAGGCTAACATTACACTCTGCCCTCCCCAGCTAACCAAGATGGCCATGCGTGCTTGCCACGGTCCTGTAGGGCACAGGGCCAAGCTGAGGCTGGCTGCCTCTCACtgagaggtaaactgaggcacggaCGGCATGGATCATAGCCCATGACAGCATCCTCGGCTCAAGGGTGCAGGATGCTGATCTTGTGCTCATCCAGGGCCCCCGGTTTTGTATCTTTCATTGGAATCAATGCTGAGCCCAGCCAAGGCCTATTGTTTCTAAAAATGCTGTCAGGAGCAGGAATCTTGTCTGCACAGTAGAGGGTCCAGCTAAGGTATACACCATCAGATCCTGGAAATTCCTCAACCCTTCGTGGGCCCAATCTGGCCTCATAATGAATCCTTATGTAAGTCCATGAAGGAAGAGGATCTGTGCCCCCTTcgtacacatgagaaaactggcCCCCAAAGAGTAAAGCTGCTTGTCTGAGATCCCATCGCCAGGCCCTTCCACccacggtggtggtggtgggggtcaATCCCCTCCAGGCTCTTGGGAGATTTTCCCTCCATCTCACCTGGTGAGCAGGTGAGCCTCCCATCCACACCAACTCCCCCACACCCTGGAGATCAAAGGTCATCTCAGTTCCTCTGGTTTTCCAGGTCTCTAGGAAGGAAGCCCTCCGGGGGCAGGAAGTTGTTTGTGCTGACTCACAGGCTAAAGGGGAGCAGTCCAGGAAACTTGCTCGCTCTGTTTCCATGGCACTGGGCTGTGCAGCACCCCTTCCTCTCGGAGGCTCACTCACAAAGCTGGGTGTCTGCGGCGGGGGTGGGGCATGGGCACACCTGCCCTGCTGAACCCCACTCTCTGCCCGAACCCCATCTTTCTCATTGATTTCCAGACTGATGGCAAACGCAGTTACCGTCTTGTAACTGCTTCACTAGAATGGAGGCTGTCACGGGGTTCGGCCCTTCCCTGCTGGCAGAACTTTGGGGATTCCATCTTGGAGCCAGGAAGCCTTCTCCACCCTGGCTGGGGAAAGTAAAGGTCCCCAAGAGACAGTCTGGGTGAGCCAAGGCCCACCCAAAGTTGctggctgcccctgcctcctcacaCTGTTTTTagcaagaggaagagggaggtgacATTTGATTAAAAGGCCTGGCTTCTTCGGGAGGAAGACAAGACTCAAGAAGGCAGGGTCCTCACTTCTCCTGGAGTGGGAGGGGGCCTGGGCAGCTATGAATTTACGATCCCAAGAAAAAGGGAACAGGCATGGCACCTGATGAGCCCTGCTGCGGGGAGCTGACAATCGCTGATGtcactcccttcctctcccttcctctcccttcccccaaaacataaaattttattttgtttaaaagaaacttttctgCTCCATTTCTCACTCCCTAGAAGGCCTGGTCCTAACATGTCCCTGGCTGGATATCAATCAGAGCTCCATACACCACAAATGGCACAAGAGCCTAACTGAGTTCTGGATGCCAGCAGAGCCGGGTTCAAATCTCCCTCCAGCAGACTAGCTGGGTGGCCTTCGGGCAGTCCCATGACAAGACTCACCTCAAAAGGGTGGCTGAGGAGTATGGAAGTTAAGGAACCTATGCAGTGTCTAGTACACAGCAGGTGCATGGTAAATGTCAGCTATTCTTTGAGATTCTTCAGGCACAAGGCAGAGATGGGTGGCACAGGATCTGGGACTGACAGAACATAGGATGGAATTCATCATATTGACCTAAACCAGAAACTAGACTCCCACTCccttgcacatgcacacacacaatctcACCCCCTCTCAAGGGCTCCCTCAACTTAATTCTTAAAGTCAGAGAAACTTCTGAGCAGCAGCCTTCACTTACAGATTCAGaaatcaaggcccagagagggctctGCTTGAGGTCACACAAGCagcaagtggcagggctgggagagcTCTTCTCCACACCCGGTCACCTGGCCTTTCCACTGTGGCTGGTGTGCTCTGTGCCTGCTCAGGCTTTCTAAAAAGTTCAGGCTCCACTGCACCGGCCCACTTGTTTGTAGAACTCAGCGAGAGGACCAGACACACTCCCTTCCCAAGAAAACAGAAGGGTGCAGCCACGCCCTCCCTCAAGGCCAAGGGCTCAGCTCAATCACTGGGAAAGGGAGGAGAGCTCTAGGCTAGAGACCTTGGGTGGGGGGGGCTGACCCCATTCAAGAGAGCTGATGTCACCAAGAAAGTGATAATAATCAATTGTTACGTAGGGCCTAGTCCCAAGATTCCAAGATTCCAGGCCTTAAGGCATCCCCAAGGCCACTTCTCCGCCCAACCTGTGTCTCACCCATCCCACCCATCAGAGGCTTGTTTCTACTCTAGCTCAGCAGGGCAAGGGGAGAGGAAACTATGCCAACCCCCTAAATCAAGAAAGAGCCCATTCAACAGGAACAtgtcccaccctcctcccccacacCCAGTGACTCAGTGGCaagtttctggggaagaaactgaaaGTGAGGAGTGGTTGTCAGCACAGCAGGCTCAGGCTCTCAGAAAATGCGGTGGGAGAAAGGGTGTCAGGAAATCCCCTCTACCAGGTAATAAAAGAACATGGCCAGCCTCTTCTGACCTCAAGTGTGGGGGCACAAGACAGACAGCTCAGAGGtccctctcttcccacctcctGACACCTGCTCCCAAGGAGATCAGACCCTTTgtgtccttcctttctccctgaaCATATGTGGGACGGTCTTCTTGCACATCTACTTCGAGGATCctgctgtttctctctccttgctGCATCGAGCTTGCACATCTGAAGGCACCTGAGCCCCTCAACCCTGGACATTTGTATGGTTTGTCACCCTCCCAATTTCCCAAATCGGGTATCACTTGTCGCTCATCTGTGCTCACGTCCAACACCTCTGGTCCCCTCCAGGGTCCACGAGTCTTCTCCCAGCtcttcccctcaccccagcccgCCTGCTCCCCTGTGGGCCCCATCGGGGCTGCGGGAGGGAACAATCAGGAcaggagagggggcagggcagggcggcCCGAGCTCACCATAGCGAAGCCAGAGAGGAGAGCCGAGGTCCGGCTGGAGGCTTTGAGCTTGGCGCGGCTCAAGTAGAGCTTGCGCCAGGACAGCGCCTGCATCGAGTGCTCGTTGAGGCTCATCACCTCGGAGTAACTCTGGCCGATCCAGTCCGGGTAGGTgactgcaggaggaggaggaggagaaggcggcggcggcggcggcggtgacGACCCCGGGGGCTCTCCGTCCCCGCTGCGGCGCCGGCTCCGGCGGCTGCCGCtgttgctgctgccgccgctgagGGGAAGCTCGGGGCTGTTGCTGctcgggggcggggcgggctccGGATGCATGGAGCACGCTGCAGAGGCGCGGGCTGGCCCGGGCGCCTGCGaaggcggcggcccccaccccacGCCGCACCTCCGCCTCCGCCTGAGGCAGCGACCGCCTGCCCCCGCGCGGGGCCGGCCTCCCGTGGCCGGGCGCCGACGACAACGACGAGATCGTCAACGCGCCTGCAGCGCCAGCTCGCAGCCCCGCCGCGCCTCTTGCAAAAGCCCGGGGAGCCAGCAACGCGAGCCTGCGCGCGAGCCAGCGTCCGGATCCCGGGGCCCGGACCCTCGGCGCGCGCCGCGATTGGCTGCCGCCCCAGGCTGATTTGCATGCGCCCCCGCCCACCCCGACGCCCCGCCCAGAGGAGGTGGGCGGTGCCGGCTCGAGTCACGTGATCCGTCTCGTCGGGCAGCACCGCCCACAACACCCGCTTGGCGCCACGAGCGCTGGCGCCCCTTCCTGGAAGTGTCCAAGGCCACTACGCCTCGCTGGGCTCGCGCCCCCGGGGCCTCCCGTCTCCGCCGCTGCTCCGACGGCCCTTCTCCCGGAGCTCGGACTCCTGGGTCGGCCCGCCTGAGGTCACCTCTGGGCGCTCCGTGAGGCTCATTTCCCCTTTGGAACAAGATGGCTCAAGTTCTGCAGGAAAAAGAACAAGCTGAGGTCTAGAGTTCATTTAGTCTTTGCTTATTGAGCATCTCCTGGGTGCCAGCACTGTTCTAGGCGCTCAGAATAGGGTGGTGAACAAGGTGGACAAAgtcccctgccctcaggaagcttacattggggggggggggcaacacACAAACACCGAAGAGTAAGTTATAATAGTTTAGGTGgtaaatgtatagaaaaaaaataaagcaaggaaatgGGGGTGGGTGATGCAGAGGCTGCAATCTTATTATTAGAATGCTCTGGGCAGGggtttttggtctgttttgttcaatgTGTTCATTTACGGTTCACCAgcgtctgacacatagtaggctgGCCAGCATgtgataagttttttttttttcctagagattagccctgggctaactactgccaatcctcctctttttgctgaggaagactagccttgagctaacatccgtgcccatcttcctctactttatctgtgagatgcctaccacagcatgagtgtgaagcagtgccatgtcctcacctgggatccgaacaggggAACCCCCGGGCCGCAGAGCCTCCGACCGTGCAcacaaccactgcgccactgggcaggccccaatgtttttttgaatgagtgaatgaaagctCAAAGCAAGTGTTTACTGTGCGCCTGTGAAGTGCGAGGCTGAAGGATTCCAGGAAATGGTAACCTTCATGGACTCTTACATTTTAGTGGGGagaacagacaataaacaaacaaataaggtAAGTTTACACTTTCTGAATTGGTCACATCTGAGCTGAGACGTGAGCCAGCAATGCGAAGAGCCAGGGACCTGCtttccagaggggaagggaacagcagatgcaaagACCCTGAAGCAGCGGTATCTGGCTGTTGGAG
Coding sequences:
- the LOC106842218 gene encoding calcium release-activated calcium channel protein 1 produces the protein MHPEPAPPPSSNSPELPLSGGSSNSGSRRSRRRSGDGEPPGSSPPPPPPPSPPPPPAVTYPDWIGQSYSEVMSLNEHSMQALSWRKLYLSRAKLKASSRTSALLSGFAMVAMVEVQLDADHDYPPGLLIAFSACTTVLVAVHLFALMISTCILPNIEAVSNVHNLNSVKESPHERMHRHIELAWAFSTVIGTLLFLAEVVLLCWVKFLPLKKQPGQTRPTGKPPADGAAANISSSGITPGQAAAIASTTIMVPFGLVFIVFAVHFYRSLVSHKTDRQFQELNELAEFARLQDQLDHRGDHPLTPGSHYA